The DNA region GCGAATCGTGCCTCCGGTCGGCGTCGACAGCTCCAGCCACTCACTTTCTTCCGATGCCATGTCGCGAGTCTCTTTTCGATCCCGACGAACATCCCACCAACCCATATCAATTCCTGCGACGCAGCGCCTGAATCACTCGGGGCGCGGCAACTTGAACCATTGTTCCAGCTTGCCGAGGAGTCGCGCGTACTCGCCTGCCATCAGGGCGAAATTCGCGTCCATCTCCGCGGCAGCCGATTCAGGGCTGTCGCCCTGCTCGTCCAACACCACATCCGTGAACTTGATCTTACGCAGAATCAGGTCTTCACCGAGCACGAATGAGATGCGGTCGTCGAAGACCAGGCCGAGCTGAAACACCTGCTTACCCGTACGCAGATGCTCACGGATCTCATCGGTGTCGAGATCCTGTCGGCGGCACCGCGCGATGGCGCCGGAGGCGGTGGCCGGGTCGCGCAGTTCGCATTCGTCGCCGAGCGCCAGACCCGCCGGCAATTCTCCGGTAGCCACCCAGTGAGTCATGAGGATGCGCGGCGATTCCTCCGGCGCCAGCGGCACGGCCGGAAAGCTGCCCAGCGCCTCACGGATCTGGCTGAGCGTGTTCTCAGCCGACTTGCGACTGGATGTGTCCATG from Luteibacter mycovicinus includes:
- a CDS encoding recombination-associated protein RdgC, which encodes MFYRNLTLFRFSEPVAADLQRLDEVLPEHRLRSVGPMEMSTRGFISPLGRKEEALTHSVASNTMVTVAGEDKLLPTSVVNDELANRVQKIVDEEGRKVSGRERKRMKDDVMNELLPRAFVRTSRMSAYADKKHGWLVMDTSSRKSAENTLSQIREALGSFPAVPLAPEESPRILMTHWVATGELPAGLALGDECELRDPATASGAIARCRRQDLDTDEIREHLRTGKQVFQLGLVFDDRISFVLGEDLILRKIKFTDVVLDEQGDSPESAAAEMDANFALMAGEYARLLGKLEQWFKLPRPE